In Juglans microcarpa x Juglans regia isolate MS1-56 chromosome 4S, Jm3101_v1.0, whole genome shotgun sequence, a single window of DNA contains:
- the LOC121262509 gene encoding protein phosphatase 1 regulatory subunit INH3 — MARSMRATARQIPSPSPTVTVTLENPTASPSPSSQPQEHQQQQQQPQTLVLRLNRKKKKVTWKEGTVDNEFMQKKSSKKCCIFHKQKPFDDDDSDQDDDEPLNEDHACCSQDH, encoded by the coding sequence ATGGCGAGATCCATGAGAGCCACCGCCCGGCAAATACCATCTCCATCTCCTACCGTCACCGTCACCCTAGAAAACCCCACcgcctccccctccccctcctctCAGCCCCAAGAACACCAGCAACAACAGCAACAGCCGCAAACTCTCGTCCTCCGCCTGAATcgcaagaagaagaaggtaaCTTGGAAGGAGGGCACCGTGGACAACGAGTTCATGCAGAAGAAGAGCTCCAAGAAGTGCTGCATCTTCCACAAGCAGAAGCCCTTCGACGACGACGACAGCGACCAAGACGACGACGAACCCTTAAACGAAGACCACGCCTGTTGTTCGCAGGATCACTGA